Proteins encoded together in one Rhizobium bangladeshense window:
- a CDS encoding DUF4164 domain-containing protein: MTPTGKTMEAALNELRQAISSLENAVDMRIERQREQGEIEGEVRRVHADRSRLAQELDQAEFRANRLEEVNREVSRRLVTAMETIRAVLDR; the protein is encoded by the coding sequence ATGACGCCCACAGGCAAAACCATGGAAGCAGCGCTCAATGAGCTGAGACAGGCGATCTCGAGCCTCGAGAACGCAGTCGATATGCGCATCGAGCGGCAGCGTGAGCAGGGAGAGATTGAGGGCGAGGTGCGGCGCGTGCATGCCGATCGCTCCAGGCTGGCACAGGAGCTCGACCAGGCCGAATTCCGGGCCAACCGACTGGAAGAGGTCAATCGCGAGGTATCGCGGCGGCTGGTGACGGCCATGGAGACGATCCGCGCGGTTCTGGACCGTTGA
- a CDS encoding cell division protein ZapA codes for MAQVTVTIDGKAYRMACEEGQEDHLTDLATRFDRYVGHLKGQFGEIGDLRITVMAGIMIMDEISELTRRIAGLEAELESLRGNRDTVLAATARTEETLAAALGEVSSRIRGITDKLNGRSAPELN; via the coding sequence ATGGCGCAGGTGACGGTAACGATCGACGGCAAGGCTTACCGGATGGCCTGCGAGGAAGGGCAGGAGGATCATCTGACCGATCTCGCCACCCGTTTCGACCGCTATGTCGGCCATCTCAAGGGCCAGTTCGGCGAGATCGGCGATCTCAGGATCACTGTCATGGCGGGCATCATGATCATGGACGAGATTTCCGAGCTGACGCGCCGCATAGCGGGGCTGGAAGCCGAGCTCGAGTCGCTGCGCGGCAACCGCGACACCGTGCTTGCCGCGACCGCCCGCACCGAGGAAACTCTGGCGGCGGCGCTCGGCGAGGTTTCGAGCCGGATCCGCGGCATCACCGACAAACTGAATGGCCGTTCCGCTCCCGAGCTGAATTGA
- a CDS encoding ArsR/SmtB family transcription factor, which produces MSSESNDDLIFKALAHRRRREILDLLKKEPHTTGALCEAFPEMDRCTVMQHLKVLEDADLVIARKEGRERWNHLNSLPIKHIHDRWISAYAGHALSILDRLKNDLEGQPE; this is translated from the coding sequence ATGTCAAGCGAATCAAACGACGACCTCATATTCAAAGCCTTGGCGCATCGCCGCCGCCGCGAAATCCTCGACCTGCTGAAGAAAGAACCCCACACGACAGGTGCGCTCTGCGAGGCGTTCCCGGAGATGGATCGCTGCACCGTGATGCAGCATCTGAAGGTGCTTGAAGACGCGGATCTGGTCATTGCCAGGAAGGAAGGCCGGGAGCGCTGGAATCATCTGAATAGCCTACCCATTAAACATATCCACGACCGCTGGATCAGTGCCTATGCAGGCCATGCCCTATCCATCCTTGACCGGCTGAAGAACGACCTCGAAGGCCAGCCGGAATAA
- a CDS encoding SRPBCC domain-containing protein, with product MSLNIRVSGRIGRPVADVFDAVVNPTKLSSYFTTVGGASAPLAQGVTVTWWKDVPVEVIELVPESKIVLRWDGATDEDKKPYKTLVEMNFKPLDDGGTMVTIAEDGWRDDEPGRRGTYLNMEGWTQMFCCMKAFVEYGINLRDGMFLSEMRGEQAKAQEG from the coding sequence ATGTCCCTTAATATTCGCGTCTCGGGTCGCATCGGCCGCCCAGTGGCTGACGTCTTCGACGCGGTCGTCAATCCAACGAAGCTGTCGAGCTATTTCACCACCGTCGGCGGAGCGAGCGCGCCCCTTGCGCAGGGAGTGACAGTAACGTGGTGGAAGGATGTGCCCGTCGAAGTGATCGAGCTGGTGCCCGAGAGCAAGATCGTCCTGCGCTGGGATGGCGCGACGGACGAAGACAAGAAGCCCTACAAGACGCTTGTGGAAATGAATTTCAAGCCGCTGGATGATGGCGGCACCATGGTGACCATTGCCGAAGACGGATGGCGGGACGATGAGCCCGGGCGCCGCGGAACATACCTGAACATGGAAGGATGGACGCAAATGTTCTGCTGCATGAAAGCCTTTGTCGAATATGGCATCAACCTGCGTGACGGCATGTTCCTCAGCGAGATGCGCGGCGAGCAGGCCAAAGCGCAGGAAGGTTGA
- the gnd gene encoding phosphogluconate dehydrogenase (NAD(+)-dependent, decarboxylating), which translates to MQLGMVGLGRMGNYMVQRLMRGGHECVVYDARPESVAELAGLGATGSASLEEFVSKLSHPRAIWLMLPAAIVDKVLASLVPLLQNGDIVIDGGNSYYHDDIRRGAELITKGIHYVDVGTSGGVFGLERGYCLMIGGEKGIVQHLSPIFATLAPGAGTTEASPNRSAEAAAASTAEQGYLHCGPHGAGHFVKMVHNGIEYGLMAAYAEGLNILKRANIGAASHEADAETAPLAHPEHFQYDFNLQEVAEVWRRGSVITSWLLDLTADALHADPALSEYAGRVSDSGEGRWTIMAAIDESVPTPVLSAALYGRFSSRDNDEFANKVLSAMRAGFGGHVEKPAPKS; encoded by the coding sequence ATGCAGCTTGGTATGGTCGGTTTGGGCCGCATGGGCAATTACATGGTCCAGCGCCTGATGCGGGGCGGTCACGAATGCGTCGTCTACGACGCCAGGCCCGAAAGCGTTGCCGAGCTCGCAGGCCTTGGCGCGACCGGCAGCGCTTCGCTTGAGGAATTCGTCTCGAAGCTCAGCCATCCGCGTGCGATCTGGCTGATGCTGCCAGCGGCGATTGTCGACAAGGTGCTGGCGAGTCTGGTGCCGCTGCTGCAGAACGGAGATATTGTCATCGACGGCGGCAACTCCTACTATCATGACGACATCCGCCGCGGCGCAGAGCTCATCACCAAAGGCATCCATTATGTCGATGTCGGCACCAGCGGCGGCGTCTTCGGCCTGGAGCGCGGCTATTGTCTGATGATCGGCGGCGAGAAAGGCATCGTCCAGCATCTTTCGCCGATCTTCGCGACACTGGCGCCGGGGGCCGGTACGACGGAAGCCTCCCCCAACCGCAGCGCCGAGGCGGCTGCGGCCAGCACCGCTGAGCAGGGCTACCTGCATTGCGGCCCGCATGGCGCCGGTCACTTCGTCAAGATGGTGCATAACGGCATCGAATACGGCCTGATGGCTGCCTATGCCGAAGGACTTAACATCTTGAAGCGCGCTAATATTGGCGCTGCCTCGCATGAGGCCGATGCGGAAACCGCGCCGCTCGCCCACCCGGAACATTTTCAATACGACTTCAACTTGCAGGAAGTTGCCGAAGTCTGGCGCCGCGGCAGCGTCATCACCTCCTGGCTGCTCGACCTCACCGCCGATGCGCTGCATGCCGATCCGGCACTGTCGGAATATGCCGGCCGTGTTTCGGACAGCGGCGAGGGCCGCTGGACGATCATGGCGGCAATCGACGAAAGCGTGCCGACGCCGGTGCTGAGTGCGGCGCTCTACGGCCGCTTCTCGTCGCGCGACAATGACGAGTTCGCCAACAAGGTGCTGTCGGCAATGCGCGCGGGGTTCGGCGGCCACGTGGAAAAGCCGGCTCCGAAGTCGTGA
- a CDS encoding DoxX family protein, with amino-acid sequence MQDGLAFMMLVIGRLLLGGLFVAGGVHHFFVTVPLTDAIEARGVPLAKWVLLSGSVFQIAAGFLLMLGLFVAAAAFGLIIFTLAASVLLLNFWDMQETARDSAINTWKSNMAIIGGLLIAAAGAM; translated from the coding sequence ATGCAAGATGGCCTAGCCTTCATGATGCTCGTCATTGGCAGGCTGCTGCTCGGCGGTCTCTTCGTCGCTGGCGGCGTTCATCATTTTTTCGTCACTGTGCCACTGACCGACGCTATCGAAGCCCGCGGCGTGCCTCTTGCGAAATGGGTGTTGCTGTCCGGCAGCGTCTTTCAGATTGCCGCCGGTTTCCTCTTGATGCTGGGCCTCTTCGTTGCCGCGGCGGCCTTCGGCCTCATTATCTTTACGCTTGCCGCCTCGGTGCTGCTGTTGAATTTCTGGGACATGCAAGAAACTGCCCGTGACAGCGCCATCAACACCTGGAAAAGCAACATGGCCATTATCGGCGGCCTGCTGATAGCAGCGGCCGGCGCAATGTGA
- a CDS encoding mechanosensitive ion channel family protein has product MERSVAQGLKAVIFCILALMTFLAIVSQAFAQTPEQAPVAAVPPAQVREMMQLMQAPEVKQWMSTQMAEAPAGDAAAENPMSVLSGLLQHSRRHVSMVSDAAMTLPSQIGNASSLLLGEIAATGRVRMIARFIAIFLLGAIVESIARYAFRRRRRRLAAMAGMHLAPRVIPALIFAAATVLTLLSLDWPPLSQSIAIVCVVALIVQRFTICLGGVLVDLIGLARAEEERQGVTAPIMPGRSVTLFWYRRCATFVIYFAFGWAVIQSMAPLGYTPSARLLVGYILGNGLLLIAIEGVWSRPHKDEKRGYGISWALTIYFMLLWGLWVVGFNGLLWLGIYVLLLPRVLAVSTLAVKSLQQTEASFLATRRIAAVLLDRGVRALIIAFAAIWLGRMLGVGADTMAAGDRMADKIARGVIGGIVILLAADLLWHVVKAFIDGKLLDSPLDGTATDEEKAKHARIQTLLPIFRNILAVVIAVIAVLMVLSGLGIEIGPLIAGAGVVGVAVGFGAQTIVKDVISGMFYLWDDAFRVGEYIESGSHKGVVEAFSLRSVKLRHHRGPLTTVPFGELGAVKNLNRDWTIDKISLNVKYDTDLVKAKKVIKQIGQTLLENPEFGPHIIETLKMKGVEQFGEFAIEIRLSMMTKPGEQFVIRRNALAMIRNAFRENGIEFAVPTVQVAGDRDAEVDAAVARYAVQARAAGEPAA; this is encoded by the coding sequence ATGGAGCGTAGCGTGGCGCAGGGCTTGAAGGCCGTCATATTTTGCATACTGGCATTGATGACGTTCTTGGCGATTGTTTCGCAGGCCTTCGCCCAGACGCCGGAGCAAGCGCCGGTCGCGGCCGTTCCGCCAGCGCAGGTGCGTGAGATGATGCAGCTCATGCAGGCCCCCGAGGTGAAGCAGTGGATGTCGACGCAGATGGCGGAGGCCCCTGCTGGCGACGCGGCTGCCGAAAACCCGATGTCGGTCCTATCAGGTTTGCTGCAGCATTCTCGGCGGCATGTCTCAATGGTTTCCGATGCCGCCATGACGCTGCCCTCGCAGATCGGCAATGCATCCTCGCTGCTTCTCGGTGAAATCGCTGCGACCGGCCGGGTTCGCATGATCGCTCGATTCATTGCGATCTTTCTGCTCGGTGCAATCGTCGAAAGCATCGCGCGCTATGCCTTCCGCCGCCGCCGTCGCCGTTTGGCTGCGATGGCAGGCATGCATCTGGCGCCGCGCGTCATCCCGGCGTTGATCTTTGCTGCGGCGACGGTGCTCACGCTTCTCAGCCTCGATTGGCCGCCACTCAGCCAGAGTATCGCGATCGTCTGTGTCGTTGCGCTGATCGTCCAGCGTTTTACGATCTGCCTCGGCGGTGTGCTGGTCGATCTCATTGGACTCGCGCGGGCCGAGGAGGAGCGGCAGGGTGTCACTGCTCCAATCATGCCGGGACGTTCCGTCACGCTCTTCTGGTATCGCCGTTGCGCGACCTTCGTCATCTATTTCGCTTTCGGCTGGGCGGTGATCCAGTCGATGGCGCCGCTCGGCTATACACCGAGCGCTCGGCTTCTCGTCGGTTACATCCTCGGCAACGGCCTGCTGCTGATCGCGATCGAGGGGGTCTGGTCGCGGCCGCATAAGGACGAGAAGCGCGGTTATGGAATCTCCTGGGCGCTTACCATTTATTTCATGTTGCTTTGGGGACTGTGGGTCGTGGGCTTCAACGGGCTGCTCTGGCTCGGCATCTATGTGCTGTTGCTGCCGCGCGTGCTTGCGGTCTCGACGCTTGCGGTGAAATCGCTGCAACAGACCGAAGCGAGCTTCCTCGCCACACGCCGCATCGCCGCCGTACTGCTCGACCGAGGCGTGCGGGCGCTGATTATCGCCTTTGCCGCCATCTGGCTCGGGCGGATGCTCGGCGTCGGCGCCGATACCATGGCTGCCGGCGATCGGATGGCCGACAAGATCGCGCGCGGCGTCATCGGCGGGATTGTCATCCTGCTCGCTGCTGATTTGCTCTGGCACGTCGTTAAAGCTTTTATCGACGGCAAGCTGCTCGATTCACCCTTGGACGGCACCGCGACGGACGAGGAGAAGGCCAAACATGCGCGGATTCAGACGCTGCTGCCGATCTTCCGCAACATTCTCGCCGTCGTGATCGCAGTCATCGCCGTGCTGATGGTGCTGTCGGGTCTCGGCATCGAGATCGGGCCGCTCATCGCCGGCGCAGGTGTCGTCGGCGTTGCGGTAGGCTTCGGCGCCCAGACAATCGTCAAGGACGTCATCAGCGGCATGTTCTATCTCTGGGACGATGCTTTCCGCGTCGGCGAATATATCGAAAGCGGCAGCCACAAGGGCGTCGTCGAAGCGTTCAGCCTGCGCTCGGTGAAGCTTAGGCATCACCGCGGACCGCTGACGACCGTGCCGTTTGGCGAGCTCGGCGCCGTGAAGAACTTGAATCGCGACTGGACGATCGACAAGATCAGCCTCAACGTCAAATACGATACCGATCTCGTCAAGGCGAAGAAGGTGATCAAGCAGATCGGCCAGACGCTGCTCGAGAATCCGGAATTCGGCCCGCACATCATCGAGACGCTGAAGATGAAGGGCGTCGAGCAGTTCGGTGAATTCGCGATCGAGATCCGGCTGTCGATGATGACGAAGCCCGGCGAGCAATTCGTCATCCGCCGCAATGCGCTGGCGATGATCCGCAATGCCTTCAGGGAAAACGGCATCGAATTTGCCGTCCCGACGGTGCAGGTGGCGGGCGACCGGGATGCGGAGGTGGATGCCGCCGTGGCGCGCTATGCTGTGCAGGCGCGCGCCGCGGGCGAGCCGGCGGCATGA
- a CDS encoding helix-turn-helix transcriptional regulator, which produces MTISGAGIRRMRLLRSMKQQHLAELLGVDQATVSRLERGQLTPSPHLAAKLERIFASPQYAAADAALKRLVEDSVRPVHLICDSTHRLLSASRPRQAEWRAPLGAFLGRSLFSYASAEIAAAEQSLEECGWHEGRLLSLTFDTGANGNARLPIAAGRVTWDRIMLADGSAGRLVTTMTEPAAFLHPDA; this is translated from the coding sequence ATGACGATATCGGGAGCCGGCATACGCCGCATGCGGCTGCTGCGCAGCATGAAGCAGCAGCACCTCGCGGAACTCCTCGGCGTCGACCAGGCGACCGTTTCGCGTCTGGAGCGCGGCCAGCTTACCCCCTCGCCCCATCTGGCTGCTAAGCTGGAGCGAATTTTCGCCTCCCCGCAATATGCTGCGGCCGATGCGGCTTTGAAGCGGCTGGTCGAGGACTCCGTCCGGCCTGTGCATCTGATCTGCGATAGCACCCATCGGCTGCTGTCCGCCTCTCGCCCGCGGCAGGCGGAATGGCGCGCACCGCTCGGCGCTTTTCTCGGCCGCTCTCTTTTCTCCTACGCCTCCGCCGAGATCGCCGCCGCCGAACAATCTCTGGAGGAGTGCGGCTGGCACGAAGGCAGGCTGCTGTCGTTGACTTTCGATACCGGCGCCAACGGCAATGCACGCCTGCCGATTGCCGCCGGCCGCGTCACCTGGGACCGGATCATGCTCGCCGACGGCAGTGCCGGCCGCCTCGTCACGACCATGACGGAGCCTGCAGCTTTCCTGCACCCCGATGCATAA
- a CDS encoding NAD-dependent epimerase/dehydratase family protein, with product MTILVTGSAGHLGEALMRTLRAESRWARGIDIKPSAFTDMVGSIVDRDFVRQAMSGVSHVIHAATLHKPHVATHANRDFLDTNVSGTLNLLEEATAAGIASFVFTSTTSAFGAALTPAAGEPAAWVTEDVLPVARNIYGVTKLAAEDVSELFARKSRLPVVILRTSRFFPESDDDPEIRNRYSAENAQANELLHRRVDISDVVGAHLLALEKAPAIGFGRYIISATTPFSCGDLAELREDAPTVVERLFPGAGALYARRGWKMFPALDRVYVNERARRELGWQPQYNFPFLLECLRDGREWRSLLARDVGSKGYHDEVFAEGPYPVN from the coding sequence ATGACGATATTGGTGACGGGAAGTGCCGGCCATCTGGGAGAGGCGCTGATGCGGACCCTGAGGGCGGAAAGCCGATGGGCGCGCGGCATCGACATCAAGCCCTCGGCTTTCACCGATATGGTCGGCTCGATCGTCGACCGCGACTTCGTCAGGCAGGCCATGTCAGGCGTCAGCCACGTCATCCACGCCGCGACCTTACACAAGCCGCATGTGGCAACCCACGCCAACCGCGACTTCCTCGACACCAATGTCTCCGGCACGCTGAACCTGCTCGAAGAGGCGACTGCCGCCGGCATTGCCAGCTTCGTCTTCACCAGCACCACCAGCGCCTTTGGCGCCGCATTGACGCCGGCAGCCGGCGAGCCCGCGGCCTGGGTCACCGAGGATGTGCTTCCCGTTGCAAGAAATATATATGGCGTGACGAAGCTCGCCGCCGAAGACGTCTCGGAACTCTTCGCCCGCAAATCCCGCCTGCCGGTTGTGATCCTGAGGACATCGCGTTTCTTTCCCGAAAGCGACGACGATCCCGAAATCCGCAATCGATATTCGGCGGAAAATGCTCAGGCCAACGAGCTGCTTCATCGCCGCGTCGACATCAGCGACGTGGTTGGCGCCCATCTGCTGGCGCTAGAAAAGGCGCCTGCGATCGGCTTCGGCCGCTACATTATCTCCGCCACGACGCCCTTTTCCTGTGGCGATCTCGCCGAACTCAGGGAAGACGCGCCTACCGTGGTCGAACGGCTCTTTCCCGGTGCGGGTGCCCTTTATGCCCGACGCGGCTGGAAAATGTTCCCGGCACTCGACCGCGTCTATGTCAACGAACGGGCAAGGCGCGAACTCGGCTGGCAGCCGCAATACAACTTCCCCTTCCTGCTCGAGTGCCTGCGCGACGGCAGGGAATGGCGCAGCCTTCTGGCGCGCGATGTCGGCTCCAAAGGTTACCACGACGAGGTCTTCGCCGAAGGGCCCTACCCGGTGAACTAG
- the mprF gene encoding bifunctional lysylphosphatidylglycerol flippase/synthetase MprF encodes MSGHGNLEEMQETEGFSFSELFRRYRTPLTAAATLLVFCLVGYAIMQLTNEVRYDDVVGALAATRPSAILLALFFTALSFLSLVFYDLNAIEYIGKKLPFPHVALTAFSAYAVGNTAGFGALSGGAIRYRAYSRLGLSPEDIGRIIAFVTLSFGLGLAAVASIALIIIASEIGPLIGVSAFLLRLIAGSIIAIIAAVLIIGRGGRVLDLGAVAIRLPDSRTWSRQFLVTAFDIAASASVLYVLLPQTAIGWPVFLAVYAIAVGLGVLSHVPAGLGVFETVIIASLGSAVNIDAVLGSLVLYRLIYHVLPLLIAVLAVSAAELRRFVDHPAASSVRRIGGRLMPQLLSTLALLLGVMLVFSSVTPTPDQDLEFLSNYLPLPMVEGAHFLSSLLGLALVVAARGLGQRLDGAWWVAVFSAVAALTLSLLKAIALVEAAFLAFFIFGLFVSRRLFTRHASLLNQAMTASWLMAIAVIVVGAVIILLFVYRDVEYSNQLWWQFEFTAEAPRGLRALLGITIISSAIAVFSLLRPATFRPEPATEEALALAVDILRKQGNADANLVRMGDKSIMFSEKGDAFIMYGRQGRSWIALFDPVGDHRAVQELVWRFVEAARAAGCRAVFYQISPALLSHCADAGLRAFKLGELAVADLRTFEMKGGKWANLRQTASRAQRDGLEFAVVEPENVSGIIDDLAAVSTAWLEHHNAKEKGFSLGSFDPDYVCSQPVGILKKDGKVVAFANILITELREEATIDLMRFSPDAPKGSMDFLFVQIMEYLRSLGFTHFNLGMAPLSGMSKREAAPVWDRIGSTVFEHGERFYNFKGLRAFKSKFHPHWQPRYLAVSGGGNPMIALMDATFLIGGGLKGVVRK; translated from the coding sequence ATGTCTGGTCACGGCAATTTGGAAGAGATGCAAGAGACGGAGGGGTTCTCCTTCAGCGAGCTTTTCAGACGTTACAGGACGCCGCTGACGGCAGCCGCGACACTTCTCGTCTTCTGTCTCGTCGGTTACGCGATCATGCAGCTTACCAACGAGGTGCGTTATGACGATGTCGTCGGTGCGCTGGCGGCGACGAGGCCGAGCGCCATCCTGCTCGCGCTGTTCTTTACTGCGCTGAGTTTCCTTTCGCTGGTCTTCTACGATCTCAATGCGATCGAATATATCGGCAAGAAGCTTCCGTTTCCACATGTGGCGCTGACGGCGTTCAGCGCCTATGCGGTCGGCAACACCGCCGGCTTTGGTGCGCTCTCGGGCGGCGCAATCCGCTACCGCGCTTATTCACGTCTGGGGCTCTCGCCGGAGGATATCGGCCGCATCATCGCCTTCGTCACGCTCTCCTTCGGCCTCGGGCTCGCGGCTGTCGCGTCGATCGCGCTCATCATCATCGCCAGCGAGATCGGACCGCTGATCGGCGTCAGCGCCTTTCTCCTCCGGCTGATCGCCGGCTCGATCATCGCCATTATCGCGGCTGTGCTGATCATTGGCCGCGGAGGCCGCGTGCTCGATCTCGGCGCCGTAGCAATCCGCCTGCCGGATTCACGCACCTGGTCGCGCCAATTCCTCGTCACCGCCTTCGATATCGCCGCCTCGGCGTCGGTGCTCTACGTGCTCTTGCCGCAGACGGCCATCGGCTGGCCGGTCTTCCTCGCCGTCTATGCAATCGCCGTGGGTCTCGGCGTGCTCAGCCACGTTCCGGCCGGACTCGGCGTGTTCGAGACCGTGATCATCGCTTCGCTCGGCAGTGCGGTGAATATCGACGCGGTTCTGGGATCGCTGGTGCTCTACCGGCTGATCTACCATGTATTGCCGCTGCTCATCGCCGTTCTCGCGGTCTCGGCGGCGGAACTGCGCCGTTTTGTCGACCACCCGGCCGCCTCCAGCGTCCGCCGTATCGGCGGACGGCTGATGCCGCAGCTGCTGTCGACCTTGGCGCTGCTCCTCGGCGTGATGCTGGTGTTTTCGAGCGTCACGCCGACGCCGGACCAGGACCTGGAATTTCTCTCCAACTATCTGCCGCTGCCGATGGTCGAAGGGGCGCACTTCCTCTCCAGCCTGCTCGGGCTTGCTTTGGTGGTCGCCGCGCGCGGCCTCGGTCAGAGGCTCGACGGTGCGTGGTGGGTCGCGGTGTTCTCGGCCGTTGCCGCGTTGACCTTGTCGCTTCTGAAGGCGATCGCGCTCGTCGAAGCCGCGTTTCTCGCCTTTTTCATCTTCGGGCTTTTCGTCAGCCGACGGCTCTTCACCCGGCATGCGTCGCTGCTCAACCAGGCGATGACGGCATCCTGGCTGATGGCGATCGCCGTCATTGTCGTTGGCGCCGTCATCATCCTGCTCTTCGTCTATCGCGATGTCGAATACAGCAACCAACTCTGGTGGCAGTTCGAGTTCACCGCCGAGGCGCCGCGGGGCCTGCGCGCCTTGCTCGGTATCACCATCATCTCCTCGGCAATCGCCGTCTTCAGCCTGCTCCGGCCGGCGACCTTCCGGCCCGAGCCGGCGACGGAGGAGGCGCTGGCGCTCGCCGTCGACATCTTAAGGAAGCAAGGGAATGCCGATGCCAATCTTGTGCGCATGGGCGACAAGAGCATCATGTTTTCGGAAAAGGGCGACGCCTTCATCATGTACGGCCGGCAGGGACGCTCATGGATTGCGCTGTTCGACCCGGTTGGCGATCATCGTGCCGTGCAGGAACTCGTCTGGCGCTTCGTCGAAGCGGCGCGCGCCGCCGGCTGCCGTGCCGTCTTCTACCAGATCTCGCCGGCGCTGCTCTCCCATTGCGCCGATGCCGGCCTTCGCGCCTTCAAGCTTGGCGAACTGGCGGTGGCAGATCTCCGAACCTTCGAAATGAAGGGCGGCAAATGGGCAAACCTTCGTCAGACGGCGAGCCGCGCTCAGCGCGACGGGCTGGAGTTCGCCGTCGTCGAACCCGAAAACGTGTCCGGCATCATCGATGATCTCGCCGCCGTTTCGACGGCCTGGCTCGAACATCACAATGCCAAGGAAAAAGGCTTCTCGCTCGGTTCCTTCGATCCCGACTACGTCTGCTCGCAGCCGGTCGGCATCCTGAAGAAGGACGGCAAGGTCGTCGCCTTCGCCAATATCCTCATCACCGAATTGAGGGAGGAGGCGACGATCGATCTCATGCGCTTCTCGCCGGACGCGCCGAAGGGGTCGATGGACTTTCTCTTCGTGCAGATCATGGAATATTTGCGCAGCCTGGGTTTTACTCATTTCAATCTCGGCATGGCGCCCCTCTCCGGCATGTCGAAACGCGAAGCCGCGCCGGTCTGGGACCGTATCGGCAGCACCGTCTTCGAACACGGCGAGCGCTTCTATAACTTCAAAGGCCTTCGGGCATTCAAATCCAAGTTTCATCCGCACTGGCAACCGCGCTATCTTGCGGTTTCCGGAGGAGGCAATCCGATGATCGCGTTGATGGACGCGACATTTCTGATCGGGGGCGGATTGAAAGGGGTAGTGAGAAAATGA